A genomic segment from Clostridium pasteurianum BC1 encodes:
- a CDS encoding YhgE/Pip domain-containing protein — translation MAYLVGLESLESVNSAQSQFCGIGNIKIILFHIINKFYKGGILMSKNSSNNKLSKFLMNIIIAFGGALAIILILTFGNFWPSVKMNPKNLPIGIVSLDKDISHPQESNIGKSFVDEIDGSGSDAVEWKVYDNKDSAVNAANNKDIYAYIVIPSDFTSSLMAHISGSNSVPVIKTYVNEGMNYSGVLAAQNILNAVTAKMQSGIQTQMLSMATQKGSAIPTNMTKNLQTPFTVENVKAHTIGDGGSGSIPMMLSVFLWMGSLISMLMIWRGARKIENRKEAVLFQVLSGIIVSVLFSFIDLFIVGNIMELTVYNYWSLFEFAFIVGLSFYLLQSTVLNWVGMKGWLILILIWLFGMPAVNLPVQFLNNFTKYAVYSWSPYRFSSEIFRDIMYYNSKADFSSMAYIIIISGLVFLILLMLSMFKVDKNMKSDDRNEVSSEVS, via the coding sequence ATGGCGTATTTGGTAGGATTGGAAAGTCTTGAAAGTGTTAACTCTGCACAATCACAATTCTGTGGAATTGGAAATATAAAAATAATATTATTTCATATAATTAATAAATTTTATAAAGGTGGTATTTTAATGTCTAAAAACTCAAGTAACAACAAATTATCTAAGTTTCTGATGAATATAATTATCGCTTTCGGAGGTGCTCTGGCAATTATACTGATTTTAACCTTTGGTAATTTCTGGCCTTCTGTGAAAATGAATCCTAAGAATCTTCCCATAGGAATAGTATCCCTCGATAAAGACATCAGCCATCCACAGGAAAGCAATATTGGTAAGAGTTTTGTTGATGAGATAGACGGGAGTGGTTCTGACGCAGTAGAATGGAAAGTTTATGACAATAAAGATTCCGCTGTGAATGCAGCAAACAACAAAGATATATATGCTTATATCGTAATTCCAAGTGATTTTACATCCTCACTAATGGCCCATATATCCGGAAGCAATTCGGTTCCAGTTATAAAGACTTATGTTAATGAAGGAATGAATTATTCAGGCGTATTGGCAGCTCAAAATATACTGAATGCAGTGACTGCAAAGATGCAGAGTGGGATTCAAACTCAGATGTTAAGTATGGCAACGCAGAAGGGCAGTGCAATACCAACCAATATGACAAAAAATTTACAAACACCTTTTACTGTAGAAAATGTGAAGGCTCATACTATCGGAGACGGTGGCTCTGGCAGTATTCCAATGATGCTTTCCGTATTTTTGTGGATGGGCAGCTTAATTAGTATGTTGATGATTTGGAGAGGAGCAAGAAAAATTGAAAATAGAAAGGAAGCTGTTCTCTTTCAAGTGCTTTCAGGCATCATAGTTTCTGTGCTTTTTAGCTTTATAGATTTGTTTATAGTTGGAAATATTATGGAACTAACTGTATATAACTACTGGTCTCTTTTCGAATTTGCATTTATTGTGGGACTTTCATTTTATCTTTTACAAAGTACTGTTCTAAACTGGGTTGGAATGAAGGGATGGCTTATACTTATATTAATATGGCTGTTCGGCATGCCTGCTGTAAATCTACCAGTTCAATTCTTAAATAATTTTACTAAATATGCTGTGTATAGTTGGTCACCTTACCGTTTTTCATCTGAAATATTTAGAGATATAATGTATTATAATTCTAAAGCTGATTTTTCAAGTATGGCTTACATTATTATAATATCAGGATTAGTTTTCCTTATTCTTTTAATGCTTTCCATGTTTAAGGTTGATAAAAATATGAAGAGTGATGATAGGAATGAGGTTTCTTCCGAAGTTTCTTAA
- a CDS encoding VOC family protein, producing the protein MIKKEKKAMIEESMQLQGIHHLKFTVSDLENSQSFYERAIGARRITAYDHRHSDGSLYAIILEIPGLGTLLELRLNPSRAKKDCGLDPITIAVKDRTALESWIEHFDTVDIEHSSILTALISWLVVFEDPDGRRLRLCTLETHSPEILSDETSSWLIETLTDK; encoded by the coding sequence ATGATTAAAAAGGAGAAGAAAGCTATGATTGAAGAGAGCATGCAACTCCAAGGAATTCATCACTTGAAATTTACTGTCTCAGACCTTGAGAATAGTCAATCATTTTATGAGAGGGCTATAGGCGCACGACGCATCACAGCTTATGATCATCGCCATAGTGATGGTTCGCTCTACGCTATAATTTTGGAAATACCAGGCTTAGGTACATTACTAGAGCTCAGACTTAACCCAAGTCGTGCCAAGAAAGATTGTGGATTGGATCCAATAACGATAGCTGTAAAAGATAGAACTGCATTGGAGAGTTGGATTGAACATTTTGATACAGTTGATATCGAGCATTCATCGATTCTCACTGCACTCATAAGCTGGCTAGTTGTGTTCGAGGATCCTGATGGGCGCCGATTGAGACTTTGTACACTAGAGACACACAGCCCTGAAATACTATCAGACGAGACATCCTCTTGGCTAATAGAGACATTAACCGATAAATAA
- a CDS encoding flavodoxin family protein: MKMLAINASHRGEKGFTQFLINQIRSGVIDAGSEFETIVLNKYKINQCLGCELCHTEKSYLKCIYEDKDDMKGILEKMSKSDIIIYATPIHVFNMSGLMKNFIDRFNSTGDISKVTVSKKGIFFHHINANICSKPFVLLTSCGNIENEASKSLVYYFKTFSKFMDAPMVGVLVRKSSFLLRNMDEKSIPKKAIILNAFREAGRDLATRGTISKKSKKYAELNILQFPLLIKLLMKIRPLKSTLVKSGLIKLK; encoded by the coding sequence ATGAAAATGTTAGCAATAAATGCAAGTCATAGAGGAGAAAAAGGATTTACTCAGTTTTTAATCAATCAAATTAGAAGTGGAGTTATTGATGCAGGATCTGAATTTGAAACAATAGTTCTTAATAAATATAAAATTAATCAATGTTTAGGTTGTGAATTGTGCCACACAGAAAAAAGTTACTTGAAGTGTATTTATGAAGATAAAGATGACATGAAAGGTATTTTGGAGAAGATGTCTAAGTCAGATATTATTATATATGCTACACCTATTCATGTTTTCAATATGTCGGGATTAATGAAAAACTTTATTGATAGGTTTAACTCTACAGGGGATATAAGCAAGGTTACTGTATCTAAAAAGGGAATATTTTTTCATCACATAAATGCCAATATTTGCTCGAAACCTTTTGTTTTATTGACTAGTTGTGGAAACATTGAAAATGAAGCATCAAAAAGCTTAGTATATTATTTTAAAACTTTTTCTAAATTTATGGATGCACCAATGGTTGGTGTCCTTGTAAGAAAGTCTAGCTTTTTATTAAGAAATATGGATGAAAAATCAATTCCTAAAAAAGCTATAATACTTAATGCGTTTCGTGAAGCTGGAAGAGATTTAGCTACAAGAGGCACAATCAGTAAAAAAAGCAAAAAGTATGCTGAATTAAATATTCTACAATTTCCTCTTTTAATAAAACTTTTAATGAAGATAAGACCTTTAAAGTCAACACTTGTTAAAAGTGGATTGATTAAATTAAAATGA
- a CDS encoding MarR family winged helix-turn-helix transcriptional regulator, with product MGNFNFDLKDIPKKEDLLKYSNKNKPLNINAIQACLYLIRTTDEILKIVDSQFQKYGVSDGKFSVLMTLYNKDNHQLIPSELSNELNVTRATISGLLDGLEKDMLVERCKHPSDGRMLTIKITEKGVKLMDELCPKHFALLSRLLGSLDCESLNSFTDNLKHIRIGIKE from the coding sequence ATGGGAAACTTTAATTTCGATTTAAAAGATATACCAAAAAAAGAAGATTTACTAAAGTACTCTAATAAAAATAAACCTTTAAATATAAATGCTATTCAGGCATGTTTATATTTAATTAGAACTACAGATGAAATTTTAAAGATAGTTGATAGTCAATTTCAAAAATATGGGGTATCTGATGGCAAATTTTCTGTACTTATGACTTTGTACAACAAGGATAATCATCAATTAATACCATCTGAATTAAGCAACGAATTAAATGTTACAAGAGCAACAATTAGTGGACTTTTAGATGGTCTAGAAAAAGATATGCTTGTAGAAAGATGTAAACATCCTTCTGATGGGAGAATGCTGACAATTAAAATAACCGAAAAGGGCGTAAAACTTATGGATGAGCTTTGTCCAAAGCATTTCGCTTTATTAAGCAGACTACTAGGATCTTTGGACTGTGAAAGCTTAAATTCTTTTACAGATAATTTAAAACATATAAGAATTGGAATCAAAGAATAA
- a CDS encoding recombinase family protein, protein MASAKELGIENEYIFIEKASGKDFKRPEYQLMKRMFRDEDILYIKSLDRLGRNKQMILDEW, encoded by the coding sequence ATTGCGTCAGCTAAAGAGCTTGGAATAGAAAATGAATATATTTTTATTGAGAAAGCTAGTGGTAAAGACTTTAAAAGACCTGAATATCAATTAATGAAACGAATGTTTAGAGACGAAGATATTTTGTATATTAAGTCTCTGGATAGATTGGGAAGAAATAAACAAATGATCTTAGATGAATGGTGA
- a CDS encoding helix-turn-helix domain-containing protein, protein MFDLYQEKKNSIKDICSMFDITKPTLYKVIEEFSNNSNVENIYKKQLFYGI, encoded by the coding sequence ATCTTTGACCTATATCAGGAGAAGAAAAACTCTATTAAAGATATATGCAGCATGTTTGATATTACCAAGCCAACGCTATATAAAGTAATAGAAGAATTTAGCAATAACAGCAATGTTGAGAATATCTATAAAAAGCAACTATTTTATGGAATATGA
- a CDS encoding LytTR family DNA-binding domain-containing protein produces MDIILVEDEESNLEVQIRYPVMNAQVEQLIQRIKSVDVKIVGSDNGKNIVLNIYDIFYIESIERKTFIYTKDQVFRSIKKLYQLIDELKEFGFVQINKSCILNIDVLDSVTTLFNSRLKATLINGENVIITRTYIPAVKKFLDGETEHYEE; encoded by the coding sequence GTGGATATAATACTTGTAGAAGATGAGGAGAGTAATCTAGAAGTACAAATTAGGTACCCAGTTATGAATGCACAAGTAGAGCAGCTTATACAGAGAATTAAAAGTGTGGATGTGAAAATAGTTGGAAGTGATAACGGAAAAAATATAGTCCTCAATATTTATGATATTTTTTATATTGAAAGTATCGAACGAAAAACTTTTATTTATACAAAAGATCAGGTTTTTAGAAGTATCAAAAAACTATATCAGTTAATTGATGAATTGAAGGAATTCGGTTTTGTTCAAATAAATAAATCATGTATTTTGAATATTGATGTACTAGATAGTGTAACAACACTTTTTAATAGTCGGTTGAAAGCAACACTGATTAATGGTGAAAATGTTATTATTACAAGAACCTATATTCCAGCAGTTAAAAAATTCTTGGATGGGGAGACTGAACATTATGAGGAGTAA
- a CDS encoding alpha/beta fold hydrolase, giving the protein MKKYIKNISFSQVPALKVGKIILILVFSITLGILIALVVILLIQSPGKMEPLTDKNGNVIKGSISEKVYVKINGVRMGMVIKSKNKSNPVLLFVHGGPGMPEYPLTKTYPTGLEEYFTVVWWDQRGAGLSYSSNISAKAMTTKQFVDDTIEITKYLRKHFGQDKIYLMGHSWGSYIAIQAAAKSPDLYKAYIGVGQISNQMESEKIAYKYMLNYYKGIGDEKTIKKLESTPIETMDYLPDAYNKIRDDVMHRSGIGTTHKMNSVVTGIFMPVMLNREYTLREKINIWIGKAFSNSTVLRDELYKTDLRNSITKLDIPVYFFSGIYDYTVNYSMSEAYLKKISAPVKGFYLFKESAHTPIFEEPEKVLQIIQNDVLKCRNDLADAY; this is encoded by the coding sequence ATGAAAAAATACATAAAAAACATTTCTTTTAGTCAAGTTCCAGCATTAAAGGTTGGAAAAATAATATTGATTTTAGTTTTTTCAATTACCTTAGGCATCCTAATTGCTCTTGTAGTTATTTTGTTAATACAAAGTCCTGGAAAAATGGAACCGTTGACAGATAAAAACGGAAATGTAATAAAAGGTAGTATTTCAGAAAAAGTTTATGTCAAGATAAATGGAGTAAGGATGGGAATGGTTATTAAAAGTAAGAATAAATCAAATCCAGTACTGCTCTTTGTTCATGGAGGTCCTGGTATGCCTGAATATCCACTAACCAAAACATATCCTACTGGACTTGAGGAATATTTTACAGTTGTATGGTGGGATCAGCGTGGCGCAGGTTTATCCTATAGTAGTAATATCTCAGCAAAAGCAATGACAACAAAACAGTTTGTGGATGATACAATAGAAATAACAAAATATCTACGTAAACATTTTGGACAGGATAAAATATACCTTATGGGACACTCTTGGGGATCATACATAGCTATACAGGCAGCAGCAAAATCACCTGATCTATACAAAGCTTATATCGGCGTGGGACAAATATCAAATCAAATGGAATCGGAAAAAATTGCATATAAGTATATGCTTAATTATTACAAGGGAATAGGAGATGAAAAAACTATAAAAAAGCTTGAATCAACACCTATTGAAACAATGGATTATTTGCCAGATGCATACAATAAAATAAGGGATGATGTGATGCATAGATCCGGAATTGGTACGACACATAAAATGAACTCAGTAGTCACCGGAATTTTTATGCCAGTTATGCTAAATAGGGAATATACTCTGAGAGAAAAAATAAATATATGGATTGGAAAAGCATTTTCAAATTCTACTGTTTTAAGAGATGAACTTTACAAGACGGATTTAAGAAACTCTATAACCAAACTTGATATTCCAGTATATTTTTTTTCAGGAATATATGATTATACAGTAAACTATTCAATGTCAGAAGCTTACCTTAAAAAAATTAGTGCACCTGTAAAGGGATTCTATCTTTTTAA